One window of Clarias gariepinus isolate MV-2021 ecotype Netherlands chromosome 21, CGAR_prim_01v2, whole genome shotgun sequence genomic DNA carries:
- the kremen1 gene encoding kremen protein 1 produces the protein MDPITLFLLSSSSFFFFLSSAIGHFTTECYTVNGEDYRGRQNQTSLHGGKPCLFWNETFQHPYNTLKYPNGEGGLGAHNFCRNPDGDVQPWCYIADQEDGTYWKFCEIPSCQMPGILGCFKDSGDPPPLSKSYQTSQKLTVQSCISLCRNQRYKLAGMEAGYACFCGNELDYHLHGDAPSLECSHGCFGDQQQPCGGDGHVIVFDTKVGACGGNYTAESGVIYSPDFPDKYARGRVCYWTIQVPGASVILFNFTFFNIMDQADMVELLDGYTNQVVARFDGRNPPREIVNVSADFVILYFYSDRTNEAQGFSMLYQAYRQPSDRSAEDTVVSDDGDSEEATSTIEPRPGSSTERSNTSKNDKSSQILYLITSSPKKSENEMPGQWLGRDRTAAHSTMWTIYALAALLTLTVIAMVAKLVLHVTVKSPTIPTVSSDSCSQSTTSEPWIIFYRPSTISLFKKKLKNHHGDLSPLVGN, from the exons AATGCTACACAGTGAACGGCGAGGACTACCGAGGTCGGCAGAACCAGACGAGTCTACATGGAGGGAAGCCGTGCCTTTTTTGGAACGAAACTTTCCAGCATCCGTACAACACGCTGAAATATCCGAATGGAGAAGGAGGACTGGGAGCTCACAACTTCTGCAG gaacCCAGACGGAGATGTTCAGCCGTGGTGCTACATTGCAGACCAGGAAGACGGAACGTACTGGAAGTTCTGTGAGATTCCGAGCTgtcaga tgcctGGAATTCTCGGTTGCTTTAAGGATAGCGGTgatcctcctcctctctctaaGAGCTACCAGACGTCTCAGAAGCTCACCGTGCAGAGCTGCATCAGCCTCTGTCGCAACCAGAGATACAAG CTCGCCGGAATGGAGGCGGGCTACGCCTGTTTCTGCGGCAACGAGCTGGACTACCATCTCCATGGCGACGCCCCGAGTTTAGAGTGTAGTCACGGGTGCTTCGGGGACCAGCAGCAGCCATGCGGAGGGGACGGACACGTCATCGTCTTCGACA CCAAAGTGGGAGCATGTGGTGGAAACTACACGGCCGAATCAGGTGTAATCTACTCACCAGACTTTCCAGATAAATACGCACGTGGCCGTGTCTGCTACTGGACCATACAG GTCCCGGGAGCATCGGTCATCCTTTTTAACTTCACTTTCTTCAACATCATGGACCAGGCGGATATGGTCGAGCTGCTGGACGGTTACACCAATCAGGTGGTGGCGAGGTTCGATGGGCGTAACCCGCCGCGGGAAATCGTAAACGTCAGCGCAGACTTCGTCATCCTGTATTTCTACTCAGACAGGACGAACGAGGCCCAGGGATTTTCCATGCTCTATCAAG CGTACAGACAGCCGAGCGACAGATCCGCTGAAGATACCGTAGTCAGTGATGATGGCGATAGCGAAGAGGCCACCAGTACGATAGAGCCACGTCCGGGCAGCAGCACCGAGCGATCAAACACCAGCAAGAACGACAAATCCTCTCAGATCCTCTATCTGATAACGTCCAGTCCTAAGAAGTCAGAAAACGAAATGCCAGGTCAGTGGCTCGGCCGGGACCGGACCGCTGCGCACAGCACCA TGTGGACCATCTACGCTCTGGCTGCCTTGCTAACGCTAACTGTGATAGCCATGGTGGCTAAGCTGGTGCTTCACGTTACAGTAAA aTCTCCCACCATTCCCACAGTGAGCAGCGACTCGTGCTCCCAGAGCACCACCTCAGAGCCGTGGATCATCTTCTACAGACCCTCTAccatctctctctttaaaaagaAGCTCAAAAACCATCACGGCGACCTCAGCCCTCTGGTGGGCAActaa